From one Bradyrhizobium sp. Ash2021 genomic stretch:
- a CDS encoding nitronate monooxygenase family protein: MSMPALFKGRLSVPVIGAPLFIISVPDLVIAQCKAGVVGSFPALNARPAALLDEWIARIKEELAAHDKAHPARLSAPFAVNQIVHKSNNRLDHDLAVCEKHKVPMMITSLGAREELNQAAHGWGGIVFHDVINQRFAHKAVEKGADGLILVSAGAGGHAGEISPFAFVAETRQWFDGPIALSGAIATGRAIRAARILGADFAYIGSAFIATAEANAVEGYKQMITAAGAEDIVYSNLFTGVHGNYLKPSIVAAGMDPENLPTSDPSKMSFGTDASGERAKPKAWKEIWGSGQGVGSVAKVLPAGDLIARFRQEYAEAIDPAL; encoded by the coding sequence ATGTCCATGCCGGCCTTGTTCAAGGGGCGTCTGTCGGTTCCCGTGATCGGTGCGCCGCTGTTCATCATTTCCGTACCCGACCTGGTGATCGCGCAATGCAAGGCCGGCGTGGTCGGATCGTTCCCGGCACTGAACGCGCGGCCGGCGGCGCTGCTCGACGAATGGATCGCGCGGATCAAGGAGGAACTCGCCGCCCACGACAAGGCGCATCCCGCCCGGCTGTCGGCGCCGTTCGCGGTGAACCAGATCGTGCACAAGTCGAACAACCGGCTCGATCACGACCTTGCGGTTTGCGAGAAGCACAAAGTGCCGATGATGATCACCTCGCTCGGCGCGCGCGAGGAGCTCAATCAGGCAGCCCATGGCTGGGGCGGCATCGTGTTCCACGACGTCATCAATCAGAGGTTCGCGCACAAGGCGGTCGAGAAGGGCGCCGATGGCCTGATCCTGGTCTCCGCCGGCGCCGGCGGCCATGCCGGCGAGATTTCGCCGTTCGCCTTTGTCGCTGAGACGCGGCAATGGTTCGACGGTCCGATCGCGCTGTCGGGCGCGATCGCCACCGGCCGCGCCATTCGCGCCGCGCGGATTCTCGGCGCCGACTTCGCCTATATCGGCTCCGCCTTCATCGCCACCGCGGAAGCCAATGCGGTGGAAGGCTACAAGCAGATGATCACGGCGGCGGGTGCGGAAGACATCGTCTATTCGAACCTGTTCACCGGCGTGCACGGCAATTATCTGAAGCCGTCGATCGTCGCCGCCGGCATGGATCCGGAAAACCTGCCGACCTCGGATCCGTCGAAAATGAGTTTTGGCACCGACGCGTCGGGCGAACGGGCAAAGCCAAAGGCCTGGAAGGAAATCTGGGGCAGCGGCCAGGGCGTCGGCAGCGTCGCAAAAGTGCTGCCCGCCGGCGACCTGATCGCGCGGTTCAGACAAGAATACGCCGAGGCCATCGACCCCGCGCTGTGA
- the upp gene encoding uracil phosphoribosyltransferase produces the protein MTASKLNVVNHPLVQHKLTLMRERERSIKGFRELTNEIGMLLCYEVTRDLPLELVDIETPLTPMQAPMIAGKKLTLAPILRAGVGFLDGMLAMVPSARVAHIGLYRDPKTLQAVEYYFKAPQDLSDRTVILMDPMLATGNSACAAAALLKSRGARDIRFVCLLAAPEGIAHFQKEHPDIPVWTAAVDEKLNDHGYILPGLGDAGDRMFGTK, from the coding sequence ATGACAGCCAGCAAGCTCAACGTCGTCAACCATCCCCTGGTCCAGCACAAGCTTACGCTGATGCGCGAGCGCGAGCGTTCGATCAAGGGCTTTCGCGAGCTCACGAACGAGATCGGGATGCTGCTTTGCTATGAAGTCACGCGCGACTTGCCGCTCGAACTGGTGGACATCGAGACGCCGCTGACCCCGATGCAGGCGCCGATGATCGCGGGCAAGAAACTGACGCTGGCGCCGATCCTGCGCGCCGGCGTCGGATTTCTGGACGGAATGCTGGCGATGGTGCCGTCGGCGCGCGTGGCGCATATCGGGCTCTATCGCGATCCCAAGACGTTGCAAGCTGTCGAATATTACTTCAAGGCGCCGCAGGATCTGTCGGATCGCACGGTGATCCTGATGGATCCGATGCTTGCGACCGGCAATTCCGCCTGCGCGGCCGCAGCCCTGCTCAAGTCGCGGGGCGCCCGTGACATCAGGTTTGTCTGCCTGCTGGCCGCGCCCGAGGGCATCGCGCACTTCCAGAAGGAGCATCCCGACATCCCGGTCTGGACCGCGGCCGTCGACGAAAAGCTGAACGACCACGGCTACATCCTGCCGGGCCTCGGCGACGCCGGCGACCGGATGTTCGGCACCAAGTGA
- a CDS encoding D-alanyl-D-alanine carboxypeptidase family protein: MHFLQPLLRNSSLIRIFFVAALAVVTSRMVHAEALLVVEADTGKVLQADNATMPWYPASVTKMMTAYATLKAVKDGKLSLDTLFTVSPVAASQSPSKMGLRPGTQVTVENALAMMLVKSANDMAVVLAEGVGGSIDGFSAIMNEHAQRLGMTQTSYVNPNGLPADGQITSARDLAILARAIIRDLPEYEYFYHIPSIRYGRRVTNNFNHLIGRYPGADGFKTGFICASGYNLVGSATRNGRRLIAVVLGSSSGHMRAVRAAQLLERGFAANGLSWLRPSLGTVDNLAPIDASPPNLRDEMCGGKRHKPASDEDEETSAANAGGSASGGESAVTFFTAGLQPPMLKPSALLAEGPVASEPMVVYTGPKRTGAALIAAVAADTEKQATPRRGKKSRVAARKPDAAASPKNEAKTEAKTEAKSDAKPAPVRHANAKPDAAPKAAEKPAATAAKPAAKPAKPKAAAKPKTETKPAG; encoded by the coding sequence GTGCATTTTCTTCAACCACTGCTTCGCAACTCATCGTTGATCCGGATATTTTTCGTCGCAGCGCTTGCTGTCGTTACGTCGCGTATGGTGCACGCGGAAGCGTTGCTGGTCGTCGAAGCCGATACCGGAAAGGTGCTGCAGGCGGATAACGCCACGATGCCGTGGTATCCCGCCTCCGTCACCAAGATGATGACGGCCTATGCCACGCTCAAGGCCGTCAAGGACGGCAAGCTGTCGCTCGATACGCTGTTCACGGTGTCGCCCGTCGCCGCCTCGCAGTCGCCCTCCAAGATGGGCTTGCGGCCGGGCACGCAGGTCACCGTCGAAAATGCGCTGGCGATGATGTTGGTGAAATCGGCCAACGACATGGCCGTGGTGCTCGCCGAGGGCGTCGGCGGCTCGATCGACGGATTCTCGGCGATCATGAACGAGCACGCGCAGCGGCTCGGCATGACGCAGACCAGTTACGTCAATCCGAATGGCCTGCCCGCCGACGGTCAGATCACCTCGGCGCGCGATCTGGCGATCCTCGCCCGCGCCATCATTCGCGATCTGCCGGAATACGAATATTTCTACCACATTCCCTCGATCCGCTACGGCCGCCGGGTCACCAACAATTTCAACCATCTGATCGGACGCTATCCCGGCGCCGACGGCTTCAAGACCGGTTTCATCTGCGCCTCCGGGTATAATCTGGTGGGCTCGGCGACCCGCAACGGCAGGCGGCTGATCGCCGTTGTGCTCGGCTCTTCATCCGGCCATATGCGCGCGGTGCGGGCCGCGCAGTTGCTCGAGCGCGGTTTCGCCGCCAACGGACTGTCGTGGTTGCGTCCCTCGCTCGGTACCGTCGACAATCTGGCGCCGATCGATGCCTCGCCACCGAACCTGCGCGACGAGATGTGCGGCGGCAAGCGCCACAAGCCGGCCAGCGACGAGGATGAAGAGACCAGCGCCGCCAACGCCGGCGGTTCTGCGAGCGGCGGCGAGAGCGCTGTCACTTTCTTCACCGCCGGACTGCAGCCGCCAATGCTGAAGCCGTCGGCGCTGCTGGCGGAGGGCCCCGTGGCCTCCGAACCCATGGTGGTGTATACCGGCCCGAAGCGAACCGGAGCGGCCCTGATCGCCGCGGTCGCGGCGGACACCGAAAAGCAGGCGACGCCGCGGCGCGGAAAGAAATCGCGGGTCGCGGCCAGGAAGCCGGACGCGGCGGCTTCGCCCAAGAACGAAGCCAAGACCGAAGCGAAGACCGAAGCCAAATCCGATGCCAAACCGGCCCCGGTCAGGCATGCCAACGCCAAGCCCGATGCCGCCCCGAAGGCGGCCGAAAAGCCCGCCGCCACCGCCGCCAAGCCGGCAGCAAAACCGGCCAAGCCCAAGGCTGCCGCCAAGCCCAAAACCGAGACCAAGCCCGCCGGCTAA
- the hisE gene encoding phosphoribosyl-ATP diphosphatase: MSDSLGRLYQAVIAAKDLDPATSRTARLFQRGPAKMAKKLAEEAIEVVIDAVNGKTDAVVRESADLLYNLTVLWASAGVRPEDVWREMERREHLMGIAEKLPKSTVKLSAVPATPEVRRRIVALENRLRKRR; this comes from the coding sequence ATGAGTGATTCGCTCGGGCGGCTTTATCAAGCGGTGATCGCGGCCAAGGATCTCGATCCGGCAACGTCGCGCACCGCCCGGCTGTTTCAGCGCGGTCCGGCCAAGATGGCCAAGAAACTCGCCGAGGAAGCCATCGAAGTCGTGATCGACGCCGTCAACGGCAAGACCGACGCCGTGGTCCGCGAGAGCGCGGACCTGCTCTATAACCTGACCGTTCTATGGGCGTCGGCCGGGGTAAGGCCCGAGGACGTCTGGCGCGAGATGGAGCGGCGGGAACATCTGATGGGCATTGCCGAGAAGCTGCCGAAGTCCACGGTGAAACTGTCCGCGGTCCCCGCTACCCCGGAAGTGCGGCGGCGAATTGTCGCGCTCGAAAACCGCCTGCGCAAGCGACGCTAA
- the rnhA gene encoding ribonuclease HI has translation MCGVSELPRVTVFTDGACSGNPGPGGWGAILKFGDTEKELKGGEAHTTNNRMELMAAISALEALKKPCVVDLTTDSQYVRQGITGWIHGWKKNGWRTADKKPVKNVDLWQRLDAALKPHQVHWHWIKGHAGHEENERADQLAREGVAMARLKA, from the coding sequence ATGTGCGGCGTGAGCGAATTGCCCCGGGTGACGGTTTTCACCGACGGCGCCTGCTCGGGCAATCCCGGCCCCGGCGGCTGGGGTGCGATCCTGAAATTCGGCGATACCGAGAAGGAATTGAAGGGCGGCGAGGCGCACACCACCAACAACCGCATGGAATTGATGGCGGCGATCTCGGCGCTGGAAGCGCTGAAGAAACCCTGCGTGGTCGACCTCACCACCGACAGCCAGTATGTCCGCCAGGGCATCACCGGCTGGATCCATGGCTGGAAGAAGAACGGCTGGCGCACCGCGGACAAGAAGCCGGTCAAGAATGTCGATTTGTGGCAGCGGCTCGACGCCGCGCTGAAACCGCATCAGGTGCACTGGCACTGGATCAAGGGCCACGCCGGCCACGAGGAAAACGAGCGCGCCGACCAGCTCGCCCGCGAGGGCGTCGCGATGGCGCGGTTGAAGGCGTAG
- a CDS encoding glucan ABC transporter ATP-binding protein/ permease, whose protein sequence is MLRLYTRVLELLGKEAGLGWILAGANLLLAGAQFAEPVLFGRIVDVLSGKPSTGPLSSSSAWPLLGAWAAFGLFTIGCSAAVALNADRLAHRQRQAVLTDYFEHIMQLPLTFHTGTHSGRLMKVMLNGTDALWRLWLGFFREHFAAILSLVVLLPLSLYINWRLAILLFVLCVVFTVLTTLVVRKTYGMQSEVEAQYSDLSARASDALGNVALVQSFVRIDAEVQGLRFVADKLLAAQMPVLSWWALVTVITRASTTITVLAIFTVGIALHEQGLTSVGEIVMFVSFATMLIQKLEQVVSFINNVFMEAPRLQEFFDVLDAVPAVRDRPGAIDTGRLSGLVEFNDVSFSYDGKRPAVEDLSFTALPGQTIALVGPTGAGKSTAIALLHRAFDPQSGVIKIDGMDIRGLKLTALRRNIGVVFQEALLFNRSIADNLRVGKPDATEAEMRTAASRAQALEFIERGERKFETHAGERGRMLSGGERQRLSIARAILKDPPILILDEATSALDAVTEAKVNAALDEVMRGRTTFVIAHRLSTIRNATRILVFDNGRVIESGTFDELVAKGGRFAELARAQFMVQENARASIEAK, encoded by the coding sequence ATGCTTCGCCTTTACACCCGCGTCCTGGAGTTGCTCGGCAAGGAGGCCGGGCTCGGCTGGATTCTCGCCGGCGCCAATTTGCTGCTGGCCGGCGCGCAGTTCGCGGAGCCCGTGCTGTTCGGCCGCATCGTCGATGTGCTGTCCGGCAAGCCGTCGACGGGTCCGCTTTCCTCGTCCTCGGCCTGGCCGTTGCTGGGGGCCTGGGCGGCGTTCGGCCTGTTCACCATCGGCTGCAGCGCCGCGGTCGCGCTCAACGCCGATCGCCTCGCGCATCGCCAGCGCCAGGCAGTTTTGACCGATTATTTCGAGCACATCATGCAATTGCCGTTGACCTTCCATACCGGCACCCATTCCGGCCGGCTGATGAAGGTGATGCTGAACGGCACCGATGCGTTGTGGCGGCTCTGGCTCGGTTTCTTCCGCGAGCATTTTGCCGCGATCCTGTCGCTGGTCGTGCTGTTGCCGCTGTCGCTCTACATCAACTGGCGGCTGGCGATCCTGCTGTTCGTGCTGTGCGTGGTGTTCACGGTGCTGACCACATTGGTGGTGCGCAAGACCTACGGCATGCAGAGCGAGGTCGAGGCGCAATATAGCGACCTGTCGGCGCGCGCCTCCGACGCGCTCGGCAATGTCGCGCTGGTGCAGAGCTTCGTGCGCATCGACGCCGAAGTGCAGGGCCTGCGCTTCGTCGCCGACAAGCTGCTGGCCGCGCAGATGCCGGTGCTGTCATGGTGGGCGCTGGTCACCGTCATCACGCGTGCCTCCACCACCATCACCGTGCTCGCGATCTTCACCGTCGGCATCGCGCTGCACGAACAGGGGCTGACCTCCGTCGGCGAGATCGTGATGTTCGTCAGCTTCGCGACCATGCTGATCCAGAAGCTCGAACAGGTGGTCAGCTTCATCAACAACGTGTTCATGGAAGCGCCGCGGCTGCAGGAGTTCTTCGACGTACTCGACGCCGTCCCCGCGGTCCGGGACCGCCCCGGCGCGATCGATACTGGACGGCTCTCCGGCCTGGTCGAATTCAACGACGTGTCGTTCTCCTATGACGGCAAGCGGCCCGCGGTCGAAGACCTTTCCTTTACGGCGCTGCCCGGCCAGACCATCGCGCTGGTCGGCCCGACCGGCGCCGGCAAGTCGACCGCGATCGCGTTGTTGCACCGCGCCTTCGACCCGCAATCCGGCGTCATCAAGATCGACGGCATGGATATCCGCGGCCTGAAGCTGACCGCGCTCAGGCGGAATATCGGCGTCGTGTTCCAGGAAGCGCTGCTGTTCAACCGCTCGATCGCCGACAATCTGCGCGTCGGCAAACCGGACGCCACCGAAGCGGAAATGCGTACCGCGGCCTCGCGCGCCCAGGCGCTGGAATTCATCGAACGCGGTGAGCGGAAATTCGAAACCCATGCCGGCGAACGCGGCCGCATGCTCTCCGGCGGCGAAAGGCAGCGCCTGTCGATCGCACGCGCGATTTTGAAGGACCCGCCGATCCTGATCCTCGACGAGGCGACCAGCGCGCTCGACGCCGTCACCGAGGCCAAGGTTAACGCCGCTCTCGATGAAGTGATGAGGGGACGCACCACCTTCGTGATCGCGCACCGGCTTTCGACCATTCGCAACGCCACCCGCATCCTGGTGTTCGACAATGGCCGCGTGATCGAAAGCGGAACTTTCGATGAACTCGTGGCCAAAGGCGGCCGTTTTGCGGAACTCGCAAGGGCCCAGTTCATGGTGCAGGAAAATGCCCGCGCCAGCATCGAGGCGAAGTAG
- a CDS encoding YqaA family protein yields the protein MLRRIYDWCIDAADKPYALWILAAVAFAESSFFPVPPDIMLLPMSLARPKRAWWFAAICTVASVTGGLLGYAIGALLYDSIGHWLITLYGLSDKVDAFRASYAEWGAVIILVKGLTPIPYKLVTITSGFAGYNIGLFILCSIVARGGRFFVVAVLLNRYGDVIRAELEKRLGLWVALGAAVLVLGFYIAFRLI from the coding sequence ATGCTGAGACGAATTTACGACTGGTGCATCGACGCCGCCGACAAGCCCTACGCGCTCTGGATTCTGGCAGCCGTAGCCTTTGCCGAAAGTTCCTTCTTCCCGGTCCCCCCCGATATCATGCTGCTGCCGATGTCGCTGGCGCGGCCGAAGCGGGCATGGTGGTTCGCCGCCATCTGCACCGTCGCGTCGGTGACCGGCGGCTTGCTCGGCTATGCGATCGGCGCGCTGCTCTATGACTCGATCGGGCACTGGCTGATCACGCTCTACGGCCTCAGCGACAAGGTCGACGCCTTCCGCGCGTCGTATGCCGAATGGGGCGCGGTGATCATCCTGGTGAAGGGTTTGACGCCGATCCCCTACAAGCTCGTCACTATCACCTCGGGTTTCGCCGGCTACAACATCGGGCTGTTTATACTGTGCTCGATTGTCGCACGCGGCGGGCGGTTCTTCGTGGTCGCCGTCCTGCTCAACCGCTACGGCGATGTCATTCGGGCCGAACTGGAAAAGCGGTTGGGTCTGTGGGTGGCGCTCGGGGCTGCGGTCCTCGTGCTCGGATTCTACATCGCGTTCCGGTTGATCTAG
- a CDS encoding long-chain fatty acid--CoA ligase, producing MERIWLKQYPAGVPADIDVTQYSSLVELLEESFAKFSDRKAFICMDKSISYRDLDEMSLALAAYLQSKGLQKGARVALMMPNVLQYPVSTAAVLRAGYAVVNVNPLYTPRELEHQLKDSGAEAIVVLENFATTVQQVIARTAVKHVIVGSMGDLLGFKGVIVNLVLRRVKKMVPPYSIAGAVTFNDALAAGRGLKFTKPAITREDVAFLQYTGGTTGVSKGATLLHRNVLANVLQNDAWLQPALKKPPIVDQMVIVCALPLYHIFALTACYLLGVRSGGTNLLIPNPRDMAGFVKELAKYQVSFFPAVNTLYNGLLNTPGFDKLDFSKLKIANGGGMATQKPVAEKWLAVTGIPLSEGYGLSETSPTLTCNPADTDKFSGSIGIPVPSTHLSIRDDDGNEVPLGQPGEICAKGPQVMAGYWNRPEETANVMTADGYFRTGDIGVMDENGYTKIVDRKKDMILVSGFNVYPNEIEEVIASHPGVLECAVIGVQDAKSGEAVKAFIVKKDPNLTAEEVIKFCATQLTAYKVPKQIEFRTDLPKTNVGKILRRELRDEKKAAA from the coding sequence ATGGAGCGAATCTGGCTCAAGCAATACCCGGCCGGCGTGCCCGCCGACATCGATGTTACGCAGTATTCATCGCTGGTTGAGCTGCTGGAAGAAAGCTTTGCGAAGTTTTCCGATCGCAAAGCCTTCATCTGCATGGACAAGTCGATCAGCTACCGCGACCTCGACGAGATGTCGCTGGCGCTCGCTGCCTATCTGCAGAGCAAGGGCCTGCAGAAGGGGGCCCGCGTCGCGCTGATGATGCCGAACGTGCTGCAATATCCGGTCTCGACCGCCGCCGTGCTGCGCGCCGGCTATGCGGTGGTGAACGTCAATCCGCTCTACACCCCGCGCGAACTCGAACATCAGCTGAAGGATTCCGGCGCCGAAGCGATCGTGGTGCTGGAGAATTTCGCCACCACCGTGCAGCAGGTGATCGCCAGGACCGCGGTCAAGCATGTGATCGTCGGCAGCATGGGCGACCTGCTCGGCTTCAAGGGCGTGATCGTCAATCTGGTGCTCCGCCGCGTCAAGAAGATGGTGCCGCCCTATTCGATTGCGGGCGCCGTCACCTTCAACGACGCGCTTGCGGCCGGCCGCGGCCTGAAATTCACCAAGCCTGCGATCACGCGCGAAGACGTCGCTTTCCTGCAATATACCGGCGGCACGACGGGCGTTTCCAAGGGCGCCACCCTGCTCCACCGCAACGTGCTCGCCAACGTGCTGCAGAACGACGCCTGGCTGCAGCCGGCGCTGAAGAAGCCGCCGATTGTCGACCAAATGGTCATCGTCTGCGCGCTGCCGCTTTATCACATCTTCGCACTGACCGCGTGCTACCTGCTGGGAGTACGCAGCGGCGGCACCAATCTGTTGATTCCCAACCCGCGCGACATGGCCGGCTTCGTCAAGGAACTGGCGAAGTACCAGGTCAGCTTTTTTCCGGCGGTGAACACGCTCTACAATGGCCTGTTGAACACGCCAGGCTTTGACAAGCTCGATTTCTCCAAGCTGAAAATCGCCAATGGCGGCGGCATGGCGACGCAAAAGCCGGTCGCCGAGAAGTGGCTGGCGGTGACCGGTATCCCGCTGTCGGAGGGCTATGGCCTGTCGGAGACTTCGCCGACGCTGACCTGCAATCCCGCCGACACCGACAAGTTCTCCGGCTCGATCGGCATTCCCGTTCCCTCGACCCATCTCTCGATCCGCGACGATGACGGCAACGAAGTGCCGCTCGGCCAGCCCGGCGAAATCTGCGCCAAGGGTCCGCAGGTGATGGCCGGCTACTGGAACCGGCCGGAAGAGACCGCGAACGTGATGACTGCCGATGGTTATTTCCGCACCGGCGATATCGGCGTAATGGATGAGAACGGCTACACCAAGATCGTGGACCGCAAGAAGGACATGATCCTGGTCTCCGGCTTCAACGTCTATCCGAACGAAATCGAGGAAGTGATCGCGAGCCATCCGGGCGTGCTGGAATGCGCCGTGATCGGCGTCCAGGACGCCAAGTCGGGCGAGGCCGTGAAAGCCTTCATCGTCAAGAAGGACCCCAATTTGACCGCCGAGGAGGTGATCAAATTCTGCGCCACGCAGCTGACCGCCTACAAGGTCCCCAAGCAGATCGAGTTCAGGACCGACCTGCCCAAAACCAATGTCGGCAAGATCCTGCGCCGCGAACTGCGCGACGAGAAGAAGGCCGCGGCCTGA
- a CDS encoding peroxiredoxin translates to MTISVGDKLPEAKFRVMTAEGPQVKTTDDIFKGKKVALFAVPGAYTGTCHKMHLPSIFLNAYAIKDKGVNTIAIVSVNDAFVMNAWKRDTDQRDEAVFLADGNADFTKAIGMELDASGNGLGIRSHRYSMLVEDGVVKKLNREPAPGKVEVSGGDTLLGQL, encoded by the coding sequence ATGACGATCAGCGTTGGCGACAAGTTGCCGGAAGCCAAGTTTCGCGTGATGACGGCGGAAGGTCCGCAGGTCAAAACCACCGACGATATTTTCAAGGGCAAGAAGGTGGCGCTGTTCGCGGTGCCCGGCGCCTATACCGGCACCTGCCACAAGATGCACCTGCCCAGCATCTTCCTCAACGCCTATGCGATCAAGGACAAGGGCGTGAACACGATCGCGATCGTCTCGGTCAACGACGCCTTCGTCATGAACGCCTGGAAGCGCGACACCGACCAGCGCGACGAGGCGGTGTTCCTCGCCGACGGCAATGCCGACTTCACCAAGGCGATCGGCATGGAGCTCGACGCTTCCGGCAACGGCCTCGGCATCCGCTCGCACCGTTACTCGATGCTGGTGGAAGACGGCGTGGTCAAGAAGCTCAACCGCGAGCCCGCTCCCGGCAAGGTCGAGGTTTCCGGCGGCGATACGCTGCTGGGGCAGCTATAA
- a CDS encoding homoserine kinase, whose protein sequence is MAVYTDVAAEELAEFLKGYDIGELLSYKGIAEGVENSNFLMHTSKGAYILTLYEKRVAADDLPYFLSLMAHLAERGVRCPQPARNRKGEVYSTLADRPAAIINFLEGMWPRRPNAAHCGGVGEALAKMHLAGRDFPLFRKNPLSVEGWRPLFDLAAPRADSVQAGLRDFIGRELDHLEARWPASLPVGVIHADLFPDNVFFLGDKLSGLIDFPFSCNDILAYDIAICLNAWCFEPDHSFNVTKARALLNAYGRERKLSDAEQDALPLLARGAALRFFLTRLVDFLDVPPGALVKPKDPLEYVRKLRFQQSVSSLRDYGVTQPGCAA, encoded by the coding sequence ATGGCGGTGTACACGGACGTTGCCGCCGAAGAGCTCGCGGAATTCCTCAAAGGCTACGACATCGGCGAATTGCTGTCCTACAAGGGCATCGCCGAAGGCGTCGAGAATTCCAATTTTCTGATGCACACCAGCAAGGGCGCCTACATCCTCACGCTCTATGAAAAGCGTGTGGCGGCCGATGATCTGCCGTACTTTCTTTCTCTGATGGCGCATCTGGCCGAGCGCGGCGTGCGCTGCCCGCAGCCGGCCAGGAACCGCAAGGGCGAAGTCTATTCGACGCTGGCGGACCGGCCGGCGGCCATCATCAATTTCCTCGAAGGCATGTGGCCGCGGCGGCCCAATGCGGCGCATTGCGGCGGGGTCGGTGAGGCGCTCGCAAAAATGCATCTCGCCGGCCGCGACTTTCCGCTGTTCCGGAAAAATCCGCTGTCGGTCGAAGGCTGGCGGCCGCTGTTCGATCTGGCCGCACCGCGCGCCGACAGCGTGCAGGCGGGCCTGCGCGATTTCATCGGCCGCGAACTCGATCATCTGGAAGCGCGCTGGCCTGCGAGCCTTCCGGTCGGCGTCATCCATGCCGATCTGTTTCCCGACAACGTGTTCTTCCTCGGCGACAAATTGTCGGGCCTGATCGATTTTCCGTTTTCCTGCAATGATATCCTGGCCTACGACATCGCGATCTGCCTCAACGCCTGGTGCTTCGAGCCGGATCATTCCTTCAACGTCACCAAGGCCCGCGCGCTGCTCAACGCCTATGGCCGCGAGCGCAAACTGTCGGATGCCGAGCAGGATGCGCTGCCGCTCCTGGCGCGCGGGGCCGCGCTGCGCTTTTTTCTCACGCGTCTGGTCGATTTCCTCGACGTGCCGCCGGGCGCGCTGGTGAAGCCGAAAGACCCGCTCGAATATGTCCGCAAGCTGCGCTTCCAGCAAAGCGTCTCCAGCCTGCGCGATTACGGCGTGACGCAGCCGGGATGTGCGGCGTGA
- a CDS encoding ABC transporter substrate-binding protein yields the protein MRVIRTKAIRSILAALIGLCSIVCGDPNQSLAADEPRPPIAIQFSLDRPIEAGAAPFILASARGLFSSEGLAVAINLASGSPDAIARVAAGSSDFALVDFNELIRFRDKASAPPIKAVFVLFNKSPYAIVARKSRGIHALSDIEGKTLGVAEGDLSIRLWPGLARQNGIKAASVKQNRISAAVREPILSAGQVDAVAGFSYLSAVNLRDRGVPADDLAVFQYADYGCEAYGFAIIVNPAFAARKPEAVKGFLRAVIAGTQLAIREPERAADEVVSRMDGGSRDLELERLRTVISDNILTGEVKHNGIGGIDTARFERSIDQIAEDFKFQKRPTAADIFDDTFLPPLNGRLID from the coding sequence ATGCGCGTAATCCGGACCAAAGCCATCCGCTCGATCCTGGCCGCGCTGATCGGCCTTTGCTCCATCGTGTGCGGCGATCCGAACCAGAGCCTGGCCGCCGACGAACCGAGGCCCCCGATCGCGATCCAGTTTTCGCTCGATCGGCCGATCGAGGCGGGCGCGGCCCCGTTCATACTGGCGTCGGCCCGCGGTCTGTTCAGTTCGGAGGGTCTGGCGGTCGCGATCAATCTCGCCAGCGGATCGCCGGACGCCATTGCACGGGTTGCGGCCGGCAGCAGCGATTTCGCGCTGGTCGATTTCAACGAACTCATTCGTTTTCGCGACAAGGCAAGCGCGCCGCCGATCAAGGCGGTGTTCGTGCTGTTCAACAAATCGCCCTATGCCATCGTCGCCCGCAAGAGCCGGGGCATCCACGCGCTCTCCGATATCGAAGGCAAAACCCTCGGCGTCGCCGAGGGTGACCTTTCGATCCGGCTGTGGCCCGGTTTAGCGCGGCAAAACGGAATCAAGGCCGCAAGCGTCAAGCAGAACAGAATCAGCGCCGCGGTGCGCGAGCCGATCTTGTCGGCGGGGCAGGTCGATGCGGTAGCCGGCTTTTCCTATCTGTCGGCGGTCAATTTGAGGGATCGCGGCGTTCCGGCCGATGACCTTGCGGTGTTTCAATATGCCGATTACGGCTGCGAGGCCTACGGGTTCGCCATCATCGTCAACCCGGCATTCGCGGCCAGGAAGCCCGAGGCGGTGAAGGGTTTTTTGCGCGCAGTCATTGCCGGCACCCAACTGGCCATCCGCGAGCCGGAGCGTGCGGCGGATGAGGTTGTCAGCCGGATGGACGGCGGATCGCGCGATCTCGAACTCGAGCGCCTGCGTACGGTGATCTCCGACAACATCCTCACCGGCGAAGTCAAACATAACGGCATCGGCGGCATCGATACCGCGCGGTTCGAGCGCTCGATCGACCAGATCGCGGAAGATTTCAAATTCCAGAAGCGGCCGACGGCTGCCGATATTTTCGACGATACCTTCCTGCCCCCGCTCAACGGCCGCCTGATCGATTGA